A single genomic interval of Bradyrhizobium sp. sBnM-33 harbors:
- the malQ gene encoding 4-alpha-glucanotransferase — translation MDLFAQAKAQGIQTEFLDGQGNRRVTDAAALKIILDALPPPAPGPLVGHPVVVRSGRPSRTELPTARLPVEWKIVADSGVIANGASSDHAIDWPRDLPLGIYRLQVSDAATTEDVPLVSAPERAFGGEFDRCWLLAAQLYGVRSARNWGMGDFTDLASLIELADHLGADGVGLNPLHALFDDRPGDCSPYSPNSRLFLNALYIDVEKLPEYRLDSETREALAPLRAGDVVDYVGVAGLKWRALRSAFAAFKANANPVRQQDFDKFRTERGTLLSHFACFEVLRHKFGKPWWEWPEEWRQPDDARCAALRQGADAGEIEFVEFVQWTADRQLGAASDLAKKLGMKVGLYLDVAVGVQADGFDAWNEQVAISRHLGVGAPPDPLNTAGQTWGLAGFNAAGLERQSFAPYRDMLRASMRHAGAIRLDHVLGLKRLYLVPQGFTARDGVYVQMPFEALLAVTALESLAHRCVVIGEDLGTVPEGFRDQMADWGIWSYLVMMFERDDHGSFRNIDHYLTNALVTFNTHDLSTYAGWRSFGDLKLKRSLGIDPGESDDARWHALAMLDEVLRHSAIDRNDLYSVANFLARTKSRLLAVSLEDLLGMVDQPNIPGTVNEHPNWRRRLPVPIEEMTSTVDIAALKAATHERSRAAI, via the coding sequence ATGGATCTTTTCGCTCAAGCTAAAGCCCAGGGAATTCAGACCGAATTCCTGGATGGACAGGGTAATCGCCGTGTCACAGACGCGGCGGCGCTCAAAATTATCCTGGACGCCCTGCCGCCGCCGGCGCCGGGACCGCTGGTCGGCCATCCGGTCGTGGTCCGGTCCGGACGGCCGTCGCGAACCGAACTCCCCACAGCCAGGCTCCCCGTGGAGTGGAAAATCGTTGCGGATTCAGGAGTTATCGCCAATGGCGCAAGCTCCGATCACGCCATCGATTGGCCAAGGGACCTGCCGCTCGGCATCTACCGGCTGCAGGTGAGCGATGCCGCGACTACCGAGGACGTGCCGCTGGTTTCGGCGCCGGAGCGGGCATTTGGCGGCGAGTTCGACCGCTGCTGGCTGCTCGCGGCCCAGCTTTACGGCGTCCGCTCCGCGCGCAACTGGGGCATGGGCGACTTCACCGACCTCGCAAGCCTGATCGAACTCGCCGATCATCTCGGCGCCGACGGCGTCGGCCTCAATCCGCTGCACGCCCTGTTCGACGATCGCCCGGGCGATTGCAGCCCGTATTCGCCGAACAGCCGGTTGTTTCTCAACGCGCTTTACATCGACGTCGAAAAGCTTCCCGAATATCGGCTCGATTCCGAAACCCGCGAGGCGCTGGCGCCATTGCGGGCGGGCGACGTTGTCGATTACGTCGGTGTCGCCGGTTTGAAATGGCGCGCGCTTCGCTCCGCCTTTGCTGCCTTCAAGGCCAATGCCAATCCGGTCCGCCAACAGGATTTCGACAAATTCCGCACCGAGCGCGGCACGTTGCTGTCGCACTTTGCCTGCTTCGAGGTGCTCCGGCACAAATTCGGCAAGCCGTGGTGGGAATGGCCGGAGGAGTGGCGGCAGCCGGACGACGCCAGATGCGCCGCTCTCCGCCAGGGCGCGGACGCCGGTGAAATCGAATTCGTCGAATTTGTGCAATGGACCGCAGACCGGCAGCTCGGTGCGGCCAGCGATCTGGCGAAGAAGCTTGGCATGAAGGTCGGGCTCTATCTCGACGTCGCGGTCGGCGTGCAGGCAGACGGGTTCGACGCCTGGAATGAACAGGTCGCGATCTCCCGCCATCTCGGCGTCGGCGCGCCACCCGATCCGCTCAACACCGCCGGCCAGACCTGGGGTCTTGCCGGGTTCAATGCGGCGGGGCTCGAGCGTCAGTCCTTTGCGCCGTATCGCGACATGCTGCGCGCCTCGATGCGACATGCCGGGGCGATCCGGCTCGATCATGTCCTGGGCCTGAAACGGCTCTATCTGGTGCCGCAAGGCTTCACCGCACGCGACGGCGTCTATGTGCAGATGCCATTCGAGGCGCTGCTCGCGGTGACCGCGCTGGAAAGCCTCGCGCATCGCTGCGTCGTGATCGGCGAAGATCTCGGCACCGTGCCGGAAGGATTTCGCGACCAGATGGCCGATTGGGGCATCTGGTCGTATCTCGTGATGATGTTCGAGCGCGATGACCACGGATCATTCCGCAACATCGATCATTATCTGACCAACGCGCTCGTGACCTTCAACACCCATGATCTCTCGACCTATGCCGGCTGGCGCTCGTTCGGAGATCTCAAGCTGAAGCGCTCGCTCGGGATCGATCCGGGCGAGAGCGACGATGCGCGGTGGCACGCACTTGCCATGCTGGATGAAGTGTTGCGTCATTCCGCCATCGACCGCAATGATCTCTATTCGGTCGCGAATTTCCTGGCACGGACCAAATCGCGGCTGCTCGCGGTCTCGCTCGAGGATCTGCTCGGGATGGTCGATCAGCCCAATATCCCCGGCACTGTCAACGAGCATCCGAACTGGCGGCGGCGGCTTCCGGTGCCGATCGAGGAGATGACGTCCACGGTCGACATCGCTGCACTCAAGGCGGCAACCCATGAGCGGTCGCGCGCCGCGATCTGA
- a CDS encoding glycoside hydrolase family 15 protein: MSCRIEDYGLIGDCETAALVGRDGSIDWLCWPAFDSDACFAALLGTHKHGRWLIAPVEEVTGTSRRYWDNTLILETRFETADGAVDLIDFMPPRGNASDVVRLVRGVRGRVKMHMQLVIRFGFGVDIPWVKKTEDGSALLAICGQDMTVLRTPVETRGEDLTTVADFEVGEGDTIPFVLTYGPSHLPVPKPIDPSYALKDTEAFWSEWCSRCTYQSEYRDLVMRSLITLKAQTYAPTGGIVAAPTTSLPEKLGGARNWDYRFCWLRDATFTLLALMNSGYTEEASAWHHWLLRAAAGSPANMQIMYGIMGQRRLLEWEATWLPGYEGARPVRIGNAAHAQLQLDVYGELIDAFHQWRVAKLEMDETSWALECAVLQHLAGRWDQPDHGIWERRGAGRHYVSSKVMTWVAFDRGIKSAEMFGFKAPLVKWRVLRDAIHRDVCARGFDPELNAFVESYGSKMLDASILLLPSVGFLPPEDPRVRGTLEATERYLMRDGFVLRHDPREVEKQPAEGAFLACTLWLADAYVLAGEFAKAQELFDRVVAIANDLGLLAEEYDTEARRQTGNFPQALTHIALINTAQNLSLAKKSTEKPAMQRSK; encoded by the coding sequence TTGTCGTGCCGGATCGAAGACTACGGGTTGATCGGCGATTGCGAGACCGCGGCACTGGTCGGCCGTGACGGATCGATCGATTGGCTGTGCTGGCCGGCCTTCGATTCCGACGCCTGCTTTGCAGCCCTTCTCGGCACCCACAAGCACGGCCGCTGGCTGATCGCACCGGTGGAGGAGGTCACCGGCACCTCGCGCCGCTATTGGGACAATACCCTGATCCTGGAGACGCGGTTCGAGACGGCTGACGGCGCGGTCGATCTGATCGATTTCATGCCGCCGCGCGGCAATGCCTCAGATGTGGTGCGGCTGGTGCGCGGCGTGCGCGGGCGGGTCAAGATGCACATGCAATTGGTGATCCGCTTCGGCTTCGGCGTCGACATTCCCTGGGTCAAGAAGACCGAGGACGGCTCGGCGCTGCTCGCGATCTGCGGGCAGGACATGACGGTCTTGCGTACCCCGGTGGAAACCCGTGGCGAGGACTTGACGACGGTGGCCGATTTTGAGGTCGGCGAGGGCGATACCATTCCCTTCGTGCTCACCTACGGTCCGTCGCATCTGCCAGTACCGAAGCCTATCGATCCCTCATATGCGTTGAAGGATACCGAGGCGTTCTGGAGCGAATGGTGCAGCCGCTGCACCTATCAAAGCGAGTATCGCGATCTCGTGATGCGCTCGCTGATCACGCTGAAGGCGCAGACCTATGCCCCGACTGGCGGCATCGTTGCTGCGCCGACCACCTCGCTGCCTGAAAAGCTCGGCGGCGCCAGGAATTGGGATTATCGCTTCTGTTGGCTGCGCGATGCCACCTTTACGCTGCTGGCGCTGATGAACTCGGGCTATACCGAGGAAGCTTCCGCCTGGCACCATTGGCTGTTGCGGGCAGCGGCGGGTTCTCCCGCCAACATGCAGATCATGTACGGCATCATGGGCCAGCGGCGTCTCCTGGAATGGGAGGCCACGTGGCTGCCCGGCTATGAAGGCGCACGTCCTGTGCGGATCGGCAACGCCGCGCATGCGCAACTGCAGCTCGACGTCTACGGCGAACTGATCGACGCCTTTCACCAGTGGCGCGTGGCCAAGCTCGAAATGGATGAAACAAGTTGGGCGCTGGAATGCGCCGTGCTGCAGCACCTTGCCGGACGCTGGGACCAGCCGGATCACGGCATCTGGGAGCGCCGCGGCGCGGGCAGGCATTATGTCTCGTCGAAGGTGATGACCTGGGTCGCATTCGATCGCGGCATCAAGAGCGCGGAGATGTTCGGTTTCAAGGCGCCGCTTGTGAAGTGGCGGGTGCTGCGCGACGCCATTCACCGCGACGTCTGCGCCAGGGGATTCGATCCCGAACTAAACGCCTTCGTCGAGTCCTACGGCTCAAAGATGCTCGATGCATCTATCCTGTTGCTGCCGTCGGTTGGGTTCCTGCCGCCTGAAGATCCCCGTGTGCGCGGCACGCTGGAGGCGACCGAACGGTATCTGATGCGCGACGGCTTCGTGTTGCGGCACGATCCCCGTGAAGTGGAGAAGCAGCCGGCCGAAGGCGCGTTCCTCGCCTGCACGCTGTGGCTGGCGGATGCCTATGTTCTGGCGGGTGAGTTCGCCAAGGCGCAAGAACTTTTTGACCGTGTGGTCGCGATCGCCAACGACCTCGGCCTCTTGGCCGAGGAGTACGATACGGAGGCCCGTCGCCAGACCGGCAATTTCCCGCAGGCGCTGACGCATATCGCGTTGATCAACACCGCGCAGAACCTCAGCTTGGCGAAGAAGTCGACCGAGAAGCCCGCGATGCAGCGCTCGAAATAG
- a CDS encoding Cof-type HAD-IIB family hydrolase yields the protein MTRIALVVSDVDGTLLTHDKVLTDGAKAAVRKLHAAGIGFTIVSSRPTIGMGFLIEQLSIVLPVGAFNGSSIVDAGLKPIEQHLIGSAVAQRSLDVLNAFGVDIWLFTNQRWYGRNPDGEYVPHEKRAIKADPTIVADFTPHLADACKIVGASSDAELLQRCEVAMREAVGREATAVRSQTYYLDVTPPGHDKGTFVDAMIGQLGISAAAVATIGDMENDLPMFARSGVSFAMGNAADGIKRHATHVTDSNERDGFAAAIETVLRLG from the coding sequence ATGACACGTATCGCGCTCGTTGTTTCCGACGTCGACGGCACCCTGTTGACGCACGACAAGGTCCTGACTGATGGCGCCAAGGCGGCCGTGCGCAAGCTGCATGCGGCCGGCATCGGCTTCACCATCGTCTCCAGCCGGCCGACCATCGGCATGGGTTTTCTGATCGAACAGCTTTCGATCGTGCTTCCCGTCGGCGCCTTCAACGGCAGCTCGATCGTAGATGCCGGGCTCAAGCCGATTGAGCAGCATCTGATCGGCTCGGCCGTGGCGCAGCGCAGCCTGGACGTGCTCAATGCCTTCGGCGTTGATATCTGGCTGTTCACCAATCAGCGCTGGTATGGGCGCAATCCCGACGGCGAGTATGTCCCGCACGAGAAGCGGGCCATCAAGGCGGACCCGACCATCGTCGCCGACTTCACGCCGCATCTCGCGGACGCCTGCAAGATCGTCGGCGCCAGTTCTGATGCCGAGCTGTTGCAGCGTTGCGAGGTGGCGATGCGCGAGGCCGTCGGCCGGGAGGCGACCGCGGTTCGCTCGCAGACCTATTATCTCGACGTCACGCCGCCCGGTCATGACAAGGGCACCTTCGTGGACGCCATGATCGGGCAGCTCGGCATTTCGGCCGCAGCAGTCGCGACCATCGGCGACATGGAGAACGATCTTCCGATGTTTGCCCGAAGCGGCGTTTCGTTTGCGATGGGCAATGCGGCCGACGGCATCAAGCGGCACGCGACGCATGTCACCGACAGCAACGAGCGCGACGGCTTTGCAGCGGCGATCGAGACGGTGCTGCGGCTCGGATAG
- a CDS encoding gluconokinase → MGVSGSGKSTIADHLAKRLGWRYEDGDRFHPPDNVAKMSAGHPLTDEDRWPWLRAIADEIDRLAASGEHAVIACSALKRVYREILVHGRDDVRIVFLDGTLDLIAERLATRKGHFMPPGLLASQFRTLEPPGAGERPIIVSIDAPVENIVDDIVGQLNLVPQ, encoded by the coding sequence ATGGGCGTTTCCGGTTCGGGCAAGAGCACCATCGCCGATCATCTCGCCAAACGCCTCGGCTGGCGCTACGAGGACGGTGACCGGTTTCACCCGCCAGACAATGTAGCGAAGATGAGCGCCGGCCACCCTCTGACCGACGAGGACCGCTGGCCATGGCTGCGGGCGATCGCCGACGAGATCGACCGCCTCGCGGCATCCGGCGAGCACGCCGTGATCGCCTGCTCGGCGCTCAAGCGCGTCTATCGCGAGATTCTTGTGCACGGCCGCGATGATGTCCGTATCGTCTTTCTCGACGGAACGCTGGATCTGATCGCCGAGCGGCTTGCCACCCGCAAGGGCCATTTCATGCCGCCGGGCCTGCTCGCCAGCCAGTTCAGGACGCTGGAGCCGCCGGGCGCGGGCGAGCGGCCGATCATTGTATCGATCGATGCCCCGGTCGAGAACATCGTGGATGACATCGTCGGTCAATTGAACCTGGTTCCCCAATGA
- the pgl gene encoding 6-phosphogluconolactonase, whose product MTANDNRRVIAVADPAALAEAAAERVLARIEANSGRVAICLTGGSSPRQLYQLLATDTYRSRIPWQRVHWFIGDERFVPADDPLNNMGMAREIFLDSCAPAANIHPTPTATADPTDPDRCAALYERELQSFYGADTLDQARPLFDLVLMGVGPDGHTASLFPGDPALDETARWVVGVPRANVEPFVPRITLTLPTLASCREMLFEIAGAEKRATLTRLFARENLPANRARSTGETVWLVDRDALPEDFGGR is encoded by the coding sequence ATGACAGCGAACGACAATCGCCGCGTGATCGCGGTCGCCGATCCGGCCGCACTGGCCGAGGCCGCAGCCGAACGCGTGCTGGCCAGGATCGAGGCCAATAGCGGCCGCGTCGCGATTTGCCTGACCGGCGGATCGAGCCCCAGACAGCTCTACCAATTGCTCGCAACTGATACCTATCGCAGCCGGATCCCATGGCAGCGCGTGCACTGGTTCATTGGCGACGAGCGCTTCGTGCCGGCGGACGATCCGCTCAACAACATGGGCATGGCGCGAGAAATTTTTCTGGATAGCTGCGCGCCGGCGGCAAACATCCATCCGACTCCGACCGCGACCGCCGACCCGACCGATCCGGACCGCTGCGCCGCGCTTTACGAACGGGAACTGCAATCGTTCTATGGCGCAGACACGCTCGATCAAGCCCGCCCCTTGTTCGATCTCGTGTTGATGGGTGTAGGTCCCGATGGCCACACCGCATCACTGTTTCCCGGCGATCCCGCGCTCGATGAGACCGCGCGCTGGGTGGTCGGCGTGCCACGCGCGAATGTCGAGCCGTTCGTCCCGCGGATTACCCTCACGTTGCCCACCCTTGCCTCCTGTCGCGAAATGCTGTTCGAGATTGCGGGCGCCGAGAAACGTGCGACCTTGACGCGCCTCTTTGCACGCGAGAACTTGCCTGCCAACCGCGCGCGATCCACCGGGGAGACGGTCTGGCTGGTGGACCGGGATGCGCTTCCGGAGGATTTTGGTGGGCGATAG
- the zwf gene encoding glucose-6-phosphate dehydrogenase: MAVGQTTQKKPDPCSFVIFGVTGDLTHRLVVPALYNLAASDLLPDRFCLVGVARKGMTNDKLRESLMKGLRQFATRPVDEAISRRLLDCLTCIEADPKDPASFDAMSKQLGELETARNTGGNRLFYLATPPNAFLPISRELGRTGMLAENGAWRRLVVEKPFGTDLASAKALNSELLKLVDEHEIYRIDHYLGKETVQNILVLRFANGMFEPIWNRNHIDHVQITVNEQLGVGHRGSFYDQTGALRDMVPNHLFQLLSLVAMEPPIRFDAHSVRTEKADVLAAIQVQSEAEALRNSVRGQYLAGRIGDNEIVDYRKIEDVAPGSTTETYVALKLIIDNWRWAGVPFYLRTGKALGIKRTEVAIKFKQAPFAMFNCTPVERLAQNYLVIGVAPNEGIALQFNTKVPGPSILIDGVEMKFRYKDYFKAEPSTGYETLIHDCMIGDNILFQRADSVEAGWKAVQPFLDAWKKAGSNGLKVYKAGSEGPQEANELLTRDGRTWRKLG; the protein is encoded by the coding sequence ATGGCGGTCGGTCAAACAACACAGAAGAAGCCCGATCCCTGCTCGTTCGTCATTTTCGGCGTTACCGGCGACCTCACGCACCGGCTGGTCGTCCCTGCCCTCTATAATCTCGCCGCCAGCGATCTCCTGCCGGACCGGTTCTGTCTGGTCGGAGTCGCGCGCAAAGGCATGACGAACGACAAACTGCGCGAGAGCCTGATGAAGGGCCTGCGCCAGTTCGCGACCCGGCCGGTGGACGAAGCGATTTCGCGGCGTCTTTTGGACTGCCTGACCTGCATCGAAGCCGATCCCAAGGATCCGGCTTCATTCGACGCGATGAGCAAGCAGCTCGGCGAGCTGGAGACCGCGCGAAACACTGGCGGCAACCGCCTGTTCTACTTGGCAACACCGCCGAACGCATTCCTGCCGATCAGCCGCGAGCTAGGCCGCACCGGCATGCTGGCCGAGAACGGCGCGTGGCGGCGGCTGGTGGTGGAAAAGCCGTTCGGCACCGACCTCGCTTCCGCCAAGGCGCTGAACAGCGAATTGCTCAAGCTCGTCGATGAGCACGAGATCTACCGGATCGATCACTATCTCGGCAAGGAGACGGTGCAGAACATTTTGGTGCTGCGCTTCGCCAACGGCATGTTCGAGCCGATCTGGAATCGCAACCATATCGACCATGTCCAGATCACGGTCAATGAACAGCTCGGCGTCGGCCACCGCGGCAGTTTTTACGACCAGACCGGCGCGCTGCGCGACATGGTGCCGAACCATCTGTTTCAACTGCTGTCACTGGTGGCAATGGAGCCGCCGATCCGGTTCGACGCGCATTCGGTGCGCACTGAAAAGGCGGACGTGCTGGCCGCGATCCAGGTCCAGAGCGAGGCCGAGGCGTTGCGGAATTCGGTGCGCGGGCAATATCTGGCCGGCCGGATCGGCGACAACGAGATTGTCGACTACCGCAAAATCGAGGACGTCGCGCCCGGCAGCACGACCGAGACCTATGTCGCGCTGAAACTGATCATCGACAACTGGCGCTGGGCCGGCGTTCCCTTCTACCTGCGCACCGGGAAGGCGCTCGGCATCAAGCGCACTGAAGTTGCGATCAAGTTCAAGCAGGCGCCGTTCGCGATGTTCAACTGCACGCCGGTGGAACGGCTGGCGCAAAACTACCTCGTGATCGGCGTCGCGCCCAACGAAGGCATCGCGCTGCAGTTCAACACCAAGGTGCCCGGCCCCTCGATCCTGATCGACGGCGTCGAGATGAAGTTTCGCTACAAGGACTATTTCAAGGCGGAGCCTTCGACCGGCTACGAGACGCTGATCCATGACTGCATGATCGGCGACAACATCCTATTCCAGCGCGCCGACAGCGTCGAGGCCGGCTGGAAGGCGGTGCAACCATTCCTCGATGCCTGGAAGAAGGCGGGGAGCAACGGGTTGAAGGTCTACAAGGCCGGCAGCGAAGGCCCACAGGAAGCGAACGAACTGTTGACCCGCGACGGCCGAACCTGGCGAAAGCTCGGGTGA
- the gnd gene encoding phosphogluconate dehydrogenase (NAD(+)-dependent, decarboxylating) translates to MQLGMIGLGRMGGNIVRRLMKNGHTAVVYDKDAKAVAALAAEGATGADTLEDFVAKLEKPRTAWVMLPAGKITETTIEALAKLMQPGDAIIDGGNTFWQDDVRRGAALKAKGLHYLDVGTSGGVWGIERGYCMMIGGDKAVVDRLDPIFKTLAPGVGEIPRTPGREGRDPRVEQGYIHAGPSGAGHFVKMIHNGIEYGLMQAYAEGFDILKNANIDALPPEHRFAFDVADIAEVWRRGSVIPSWLLDLTASALAESQTLDTYSGFVEDSGEGRWTVNAAIDEAVPAEVLTAALYARFRSRKDHTFAEKILSAMRAGFGGHKEPPKNLTSKA, encoded by the coding sequence ATGCAACTCGGCATGATCGGCCTCGGCCGGATGGGCGGCAACATCGTCCGCCGGCTGATGAAGAACGGCCACACCGCCGTGGTCTACGACAAGGACGCCAAGGCGGTCGCCGCACTCGCGGCGGAAGGCGCGACCGGCGCTGACACGCTGGAAGATTTCGTGGCGAAACTGGAGAAGCCGCGCACCGCCTGGGTAATGCTCCCGGCAGGCAAGATCACCGAGACGACCATCGAGGCATTGGCAAAGCTGATGCAGCCCGGCGACGCCATCATCGATGGCGGGAATACGTTCTGGCAGGACGACGTCCGCCGCGGCGCGGCGCTGAAGGCAAAAGGCCTGCACTACCTCGACGTCGGCACCAGCGGCGGCGTCTGGGGAATCGAGCGCGGCTACTGCATGATGATCGGCGGTGACAAGGCGGTGGTCGACCGGCTCGATCCGATCTTCAAGACGCTGGCGCCGGGCGTGGGCGAGATTCCGCGCACACCCGGGCGCGAGGGCCGCGACCCGCGCGTCGAGCAGGGCTATATCCATGCCGGGCCGTCCGGCGCCGGACATTTCGTCAAGATGATCCATAACGGTATCGAATACGGCCTGATGCAGGCCTATGCCGAAGGGTTCGATATCCTGAAGAACGCCAACATCGACGCACTGCCGCCGGAGCATCGTTTCGCGTTCGACGTTGCCGACATCGCTGAAGTGTGGCGGCGCGGCAGCGTGATCCCCTCCTGGCTGCTCGATCTCACCGCTTCCGCGCTTGCGGAAAGCCAGACGCTCGACACCTACTCCGGGTTCGTCGAAGATTCCGGCGAAGGCCGCTGGACCGTCAACGCCGCGATCGACGAAGCGGTACCGGCGGAAGTGCTGACGGCGGCGCTCTATGCGCGATTTCGTTCGCGCAAGGACCACACCTTTGCGGAAAAGATTCTTTCGGCGATGCGGGCCGGTTTCGGCGGCCACAAGGAGCCGCCGAAGAACCTCACTTCAAAGGCGTGA